A genomic window from Prunus persica cultivar Lovell chromosome G2, Prunus_persica_NCBIv2, whole genome shotgun sequence includes:
- the LOC18785090 gene encoding UDP-glycosyltransferase 88A1 — protein sequence MEAAIVLYPSPPIGHLVAMVELGQLILTRHPSLSIHILITTPPYRADDTAKYIASVSTTNPSLIFHHLSTVSLPPSLTSSSNHESLTLEILRLNNPNVRQALLSISTNFSVRAFVLDFFCAIGLSVAADLNIPGYFFFTSGAACLASFLYFPTLHTTTDKSFKDLNALIGIPGVTPVPSSDMAKPILDRNDVAYQCFLENSRQFPKSAGIIINTYESLEPRAIRAISDGLCLPENVTTPPIYCIGPLIIAHNKKGGGGDDVSECLTWLDSQPSGSVVFLCFGSLGLFSKKQLQEIAIGLERSGQRFLWVVRNPPAENNTGVAITEQPDPELESLLPDGFLGRTKNRGLVVKSWAPQVAVLNHESVGGFVCHCGWNSVLEAVCAGVPIVAWPLYAEQRFNRIVLVEEIKIALTMDESEDGFVSCDVVERRVRELMDSEEGDSVRKRTKALQREAHAALSEGGSSRVALTELFEKWNQLG from the coding sequence CCACCCCGCCCTACAGAGCCGATGACACCGCCAAATATATTGCCTCCGTCTCCACCACCAACCCCTCCCTCATCTTCCACCACCTCTCCACcgtctctctccctccctccctcacTTCCTCCTCCAACCACGAATCCCTAACCTTGGAAATCCTCCGCCTTAACAACCCCAACGTGCGCCAAGCCCTCCTCTCCATCTCCACCAACTTCTCCGTCCGTGCTTTTGTCCTGGACTTCTTCTGCGCTATCGGGCTCTCTGTCGCTGCCGACCTCAACATCCCCGGCTACTTCTTCTTCACCTCTGGCGCTGCCTGCCTCGCCTCCTTCCTCTACTTCCCCACTCTCCACACCACCACCGACAAGAGCTTCAAAGATCTCAACGCCCTTATCGGCATCCCAGGAGTGACGCCGGTGCCTTCCTCTGATATGGCAAAGCCAATTCTTGATCGCAACGACGTGGCGTATCAATGTTTCCTAGAGAACTCAAGGCAATTCCCCAAATCAGCTGGGATTATCATAAACACGTATGAATCTCTGGAGCCCAGAGCCATCAGAGCAATCTCCGATGGGCTGTGCTTGCCAGAAAATGTTACCACGCCGCCAATCTACTGCATAGGACCGTTAATTATTGCTCACAATAAAAAAGGTGGCGGCGGCGATGATGTGTCTGAGTGTTTGACTTGGCTTGATTCACAACCAAGCGGAAGCGTGGTGTTCCTCTGTTTCGGAAGCTTGGGATTGTTTTCAAAAAAGCAGTTGCAGGAGATAGCCATTGGGTTGGAGAGGAGCGGGCAGAGGTTTCTGTGGGTGGTCCGCAACCCGCCTGCTGAAAACAACACCGGCGTTGCCATCACGGAGCAACCGGACCCGGAGTTGGAGTCTCTGCTTCCGGATGGGTTCTTGGGTAGGACCAAGAACAGGGGGCTGGTGGTGAAGTCGTGGGCCCCACAAGTGGCGGTGTTGAATCACGAGTCAGTAGGCGGGTTCGTGTGTCACTGCGGGTGGAACTCGGTGTTGGAGGCGGTATGTGCTGGGGTGCCGATTGTGGCTTGGCCGCTGTACGCGGAGCAGAGATTTAATAGGATCGTTCTGGTGGAGGAGATCAAGATTGCATTGACGATGGACGAGTCAGAGGACGGGTTTGTGAGTTGTGATGTGGTGGAGAGGCGAGTTAGAGAGTTGATGGACTCGGAGGAAGGCGACTCAGTGAGGAAGCGGACCAAGGCTCTGCAGCGGGAAGCCCATGCTGCACTGAGTGAGGGCGGGTCGTCTCGGGTCGCGTTAACGGAACTGTTTGAAAAATGGAACCAATTGGGCTAG
- the LOC18784566 gene encoding ABC transporter G family member 4, producing the protein MEADAPAPLPPSKTYELTAFSISYTKSTTATTTFSPFHFLFKPCTAPTPTYILKDISLTAYPSEILAIVGPSGAGKSTLLDILASRTSPTGGALLLNSSPINPSSFRKLSAYVPQHDACLPLLTVFETFAFAASLLVPNSSATNIADVVASLLNELRLTHLANTRLGHGLSGGERRRVSIGLSLLHDPAVLLLDEPTSGLDSTSAFNVIQTLKSICTSRHRTVVLSIHQPSNKILSAIDKILLLSKGTVVHHGTLSSLEGFLLSNGFTVPPQLNALEYTMEILNRLPALKPITSAPSSPPDIPSSTANPHNSDQVNQETRQVMRYKSSRIQEVLALYNRFWKIIYRTRQLLLTNTLEALLVGLVLGTIYINIGFDKQGIEKRFGLFAFTLTFLLSSTTETLPIFINERPILLRETSGGIYRLSSYLIANTLVFLPYLLAIAIIYSVSVYFLVGLCASWQAFAYFVLVIWVIVLMANSFVLFLSSLAPNYIAGTSLVTILLGGFFLFSGYFISKDNMPKYWLFMHFFSMYKYALDALLINEYGCLVSRCLIWYEENNGNNRECMVTGGDVLQKRGLHERQRWSNIYILIGFFVLYRVLCLMVLIRRVSRSNK; encoded by the coding sequence ATGGAAGCAGACGCACCAGCACCCCTACCACCCTCCAAAACCTACGAATTAACAGCCTTTTCCATCTCCTACACCAAATCAACCACAGCCACCACCACATTCTCCCCATTTCACTTCCTCTTCAAGCCATGCACCGCCCCCACACCCACTTACATCCTCAAAGACATCTCCCTCACCGCCTACCCCTCCGAAATCCTCGCCATTGTTGGCCCCAGCGGCGCGGGAAAGTCCACTCTTCTTGACATCCTAGCCTCTCGAACGTCGCCCACAGGCGGCGCTCTCCTCCTCAATTCTTCCCCTATCAACCCTTCCTCATTCCGCAAACTCTCTGCCTACGTCCCTCAGCACGATGCATGCCTTCCGCTCCTCACCGTCTTCGAAACCTTTGCTTTCGCCGCAAGCCTCCTGGTTCCCAATTCCAGCGCAACAAACATTGCAGACGTTGTCGCCTCTCTGCTCAATGAGCTCAGGCTTACGCATTTGGCCAACACACGCCTTGGCCATGGCCTGTCTGGCGGTGAACGTAGACGTGTTTCAATAGGCCTGAGCCTTCTCCATGACCCTGCCGTGCTACTTCTTGACGAACCCACCTCGGGTCTTGACAGCACCTCTGCTTTCAACGTAATCCAGACCCTCAAATCCATTTGCACCTCGCGTCACCGCACTGTGGTTTTGTCTATTCACCAACCCAGCAACAAAATCCTCTCAGCCATTGATAAAATCCTCTTGCTGTCCAAAGGGACAGTTGTGCACCATGGAACACTCTCTTCTCTTGAAGGTTTTTTGCTCTCCAACGGCTTCACAGTCCCTCCACAACTCAATGCCTTAGAATACACCATGGAAATTCTCAACCGCCTCCCTGCCTTAAAACCCATTACATCTGCACCATCATCACCTCCTGATATTCCTAGTTCTACAGCTAATCCTCATAATTCTGATCAAGTTAATCAGGAAACCAGACAAGTCATGAGATACAAAAGCTCTCGAATCCAAGAGGTTTTGGCTCTTTACAACCGGTTTTGGAAAATCATTTACAGAACAAGACAGCTTCTTTTAACAAACACCTTGGAGGCTCTTCTTGTGGGTCTGGTTTTAGGAACCATTTACATCAACATTGGGTTCGACAAGCAGGGCATCGAGAAGAGGTTTGGTCTCTTCGCTTTCACGCTCACTTTCCTGCTTTCCTCCACAACCGAAACCCTCCCAATCTTCATCAACGAAAGGCCGATCCTCCTAAGAGAAACGTCTGGTGGGATTTACAGGCTTTCCTCCTATCTAATCGCAAACACTCTGGTTTTCCTGCCTTACTTGCTCGCAATCGCGATCATCTACTCTGTCTCGGTCTATTTCTTGGTGGGTCTTTGTGCGTCTTGGCAAGCGTTTGCTTATTTTGTTCTGGTCATATGGGTCATAGTTCTAATGGCGAACTCGTTCGTGCTGTTCTTGAGTTCTCTGGCACCCAACTACATTGCCGGGACTTCACTGGTGACGATACTTTTAGGTGggttttttctcttctctggCTACTTCATCTCGAAAGACAACATGCCCAAGTACTGGCTCTTCATGCACTTCTTTTCCATGTACAAGTATGCCCTCGACGCCCTCTTAATCAATGAGTATGGCTGCCTTGTGTCAAGGTGTTTGATATGGTACGAAGAGAATAATGGTAATAACAGAGAGTGCATGGTGACGGGAGGCGATGTGTTGCAGAAGAGAGGGCTGCATGAGAGGCAGAGGTGGAGCAACATCTACATCTTGATTGGGTTCTTTGTGTTGTATCGTGTGCTTTGTTTGATGGTTTTGATCAGAAGGGTCTCAAGATCAAACAAGTAG
- the LOC18787641 gene encoding late embryogenesis abundant protein At1g64065, whose protein sequence is MTRGNEDSRRKRNRCFLYIAAGIILQTIIIVLFVVFVMRIKTPKVRLDSVAVDSLTANSSPSSPSFKVQINALVTVKNKNFGHYKFEGSKVTFSYKGTAVGEGTIAKAKAKAKRTKKINVTVSLNSNKVSSHSQLSSDLSSGNLTLTAYAKLDGKVHLFKVIKKKKSANLNCTVHVDTKAKVVHVLTCK, encoded by the coding sequence ATGACAAGGGGCAACGAAGATTCGCGGAGGAAGAGAAACAGATGCTTCCTCTACATCGCTGCCGGGATCATATTACAAACCATAATCATAGTTCTGTTTGTGGTTTTCGTCATGCGTATCAAAACTCCCAAAGTCCGTTTAGACTCGGTTGCTGTCGACTCACTCACCGCCAACTCTAGCCCGTCCTCTCCTTCCTTTAAGGTTCAAATCAATGCTTTGGTTACCGTCAAGAACAAAAACTTTGGGCACTACAAGTTCGAGGGCAGCAAGGTCACTTTCTCGTACAAAGGCACTGCGGTCGGGGAGGGCACTATTGCCAAGGCTAAAGCCAAAGCTAAAAGGACAAAGAAGATTAACGTGACGGTGTCGTTGAACTCGAACAAGGTTTCAAGCCACTCTCAGTTGAGTAGCGATCTGAGTTCTGGGAATTTGACTTTGACTGCCTACGCCAAGCTGGATGGGAAGGTGCATCTCTTCAAGGtcatcaagaagaagaagtcggCTAACTTGAACTGCACCGTACATGTTGATACTAAGGCCAAAGTTGTCCACGTTTTGACTTGCAAGTGA